ATGGCCAGACGGTGTCGGTGGAAGCGCCCGCGGACCTTCCGCTGCTCTGGGCGCTGAGAGACCTGCTGGGCGTGACAGGCCCGAAGTACGGCTGCGGCGTGGGCGTGTGCGGCGCCTGCACCAGCCACCTGGATGGCGAGGCCTTCCGCCCCTGCATCCAGCCCGTCAGCGGCGTGGCGGGCACCCAGGTCACCACGATTGAGGGCCTGGGCGGTCCGGGGCTCCATCCCGTGCAGCAGGCGTGGATTGCCGAAGACGTCGCGCAGTGCGGCTTCTGCCAGCCCGGGCAGATCATGGCCGCCGTCTCACTCCTCCGGAAGAACCTCGACCCGACCGATGCCGACATCGACGCGGCCATGAGCGACAACGTCTGCCGGTGCGGCACCTACGTGCGCATCCGGGCCGCCATCAAACGGGCAGCCCGTGTGCTCCGGGAAAAAGCCGAGGGTGGTACGGACACTCGCTGAGCGAGCCGCCGCGTTGACGCCGTGTGGAACGTCGGAGGCTACCTGCTTGGCGGTGGCGGCTCTCGCCCGC
The sequence above is drawn from the Pyxidicoccus trucidator genome and encodes:
- a CDS encoding (2Fe-2S)-binding protein, whose product is MPAYQFILNGQTVSVEAPADLPLLWALRDLLGVTGPKYGCGVGVCGACTSHLDGEAFRPCIQPVSGVAGTQVTTIEGLGGPGLHPVQQAWIAEDVAQCGFCQPGQIMAAVSLLRKNLDPTDADIDAAMSDNVCRCGTYVRIRAAIKRAARVLREKAEGGTDTR